In the genome of Equus przewalskii isolate Varuska unplaced genomic scaffold, EquPr2 ChrUn-4, whole genome shotgun sequence, one region contains:
- the LOC103549735 gene encoding palmitoyltransferase ZDHHC19-like isoform X1, protein MPLSRAGRPQGLLPWMIPSLCAALSAVMLLVLSGLFFAFPCRWLLQNGEWVYPIVTGPLFVLSFCSLIALNGSDPGILHQGSNELDPMMMPVVWVNHMAFHLQWCPKCRFHRPPRTHHCPRCNICVEDFDHHSRWVNNCIGHRNYRLYLLLVLSLCLYTLAVLVACVMVLVRTTHLPYGLDKIITIVVAVPAAGFLVPLFVLLLIKAWSVSKAERSHEGKVCGPGGARTPGCGRSPCPSRTSAPSTLPPLPWSSWPALPRRCLLSPSDPDSAPVVPPLGLSVTLPTGCPASRASCVPGRACSILSAVRSGE, encoded by the exons ATGCCGCTCTCGCGGGCTGGCCGACCTCAGGGCCTGCTTCCCTGGATGATCCCGAGCCTGTGTGCCGCCCTCAGCGCAGTGATGCTGCTTGTCCTGAGTGGCCTGTTCTTTGCTTTCCC TTGCAGATGGCTGCTCCAGAACGGCGAGTGGGTCTATCCTATTGTCACGGGCCCCCTCTTCGTACTCAGCTTCTGCAGTCTCATCGCCCTCAATGGGTCAGACCCTGGCATCCTACATCAAG GCTCCAACGAACTGGACCCCATGATGATGCCTGTGGTGTGGGTGAACCACATGGCCTTCCACCTGCAGTGGTGCCCAAAGTGCCGCTTCCACCGCCCGCCCCGGACCCACCACTGCCCCCGGTGCAACATTTGTGTGGAG GACTTTGACCACCACAGCAGGTGGGTGAATAACTGCATCGGGCACCGCAATTACCGGCTTTACCTGCTGCTGGTCCTGTCCCTGTGTCTATACACTCTCGCCGTGCTGGTCGCCTGTGTGATGGTCCTGGTGCGCACGACCCACCTGCCCTACGGTCTGGACAAGATCATCAC CATCGTGGTGGCTGTACCCGCCGCCGGCTTCCTGGTGCCTCTCTTCGTGCTGCTGCTCATCAAGGCCTGGTCGGTTAGCAAGGCTGAGCGCTCCCAcgagggcaaggtatgtgggccCGGGGGAGCCAGGACACCGGGCTGTGGGCGGTCCCCTTGTCCCTCCCGGACCTCCGCACCTTCCACTCTTCCTCCACTGCCCTGGTCCTCATGGCCTGCCCTCCCTCGAAGGTGCCTCCTTAGCCCTTCAGACCCTGATTCAGCTCCTGTGGTGCCTCCACTGGGGCTCAGTGTCACTCTCCCGACTGGGTGCCCTGCGTCCagggcctcctgtgtgccaggtcgCGCATGCAGTATTTTGAGCGCTGTGCGCAGTGGTGAGTAA
- the LOC103549735 gene encoding palmitoyltransferase ZDHHC19-like isoform X2, with protein sequence MSSGIGSCRWLLQNGEWVYPIVTGPLFVLSFCSLIALNGSDPGILHQGSNELDPMMMPVVWVNHMAFHLQWCPKCRFHRPPRTHHCPRCNICVEDFDHHSRWVNNCIGHRNYRLYLLLVLSLCLYTLAVLVACVMVLVRTTHLPYGLDKIITIVVAVPAAGFLVPLFVLLLIKAWSVSKAERSHEGKVCGPGGARTPGCGRSPCPSRTSAPSTLPPLPWSSWPALPRRCLLSPSDPDSAPVVPPLGLSVTLPTGCPASRASCVPGRACSILSAVRSGE encoded by the exons ATGTCTTCTGGAATTGGCAG TTGCAGATGGCTGCTCCAGAACGGCGAGTGGGTCTATCCTATTGTCACGGGCCCCCTCTTCGTACTCAGCTTCTGCAGTCTCATCGCCCTCAATGGGTCAGACCCTGGCATCCTACATCAAG GCTCCAACGAACTGGACCCCATGATGATGCCTGTGGTGTGGGTGAACCACATGGCCTTCCACCTGCAGTGGTGCCCAAAGTGCCGCTTCCACCGCCCGCCCCGGACCCACCACTGCCCCCGGTGCAACATTTGTGTGGAG GACTTTGACCACCACAGCAGGTGGGTGAATAACTGCATCGGGCACCGCAATTACCGGCTTTACCTGCTGCTGGTCCTGTCCCTGTGTCTATACACTCTCGCCGTGCTGGTCGCCTGTGTGATGGTCCTGGTGCGCACGACCCACCTGCCCTACGGTCTGGACAAGATCATCAC CATCGTGGTGGCTGTACCCGCCGCCGGCTTCCTGGTGCCTCTCTTCGTGCTGCTGCTCATCAAGGCCTGGTCGGTTAGCAAGGCTGAGCGCTCCCAcgagggcaaggtatgtgggccCGGGGGAGCCAGGACACCGGGCTGTGGGCGGTCCCCTTGTCCCTCCCGGACCTCCGCACCTTCCACTCTTCCTCCACTGCCCTGGTCCTCATGGCCTGCCCTCCCTCGAAGGTGCCTCCTTAGCCCTTCAGACCCTGATTCAGCTCCTGTGGTGCCTCCACTGGGGCTCAGTGTCACTCTCCCGACTGGGTGCCCTGCGTCCagggcctcctgtgtgccaggtcgCGCATGCAGTATTTTGAGCGCTGTGCGCAGTGGTGAGTAA